In Clupea harengus chromosome 4, Ch_v2.0.2, whole genome shotgun sequence, the genomic stretch TTTTTCTCTCAGCAATTTTGCCTTCTTATTGGCAGCTCCATTGGGGGTGTTTTCAAGAAAACGTGAGTAACACAAGTAGGATTAATTTCATAATTGTGTTTTTGAGTTGTGGATATCAATTCATTGTTTTTTCCACACCGGTGATTTCAAGCTGTATTTTCGTCTCAAGGCTGTCATTGCAATAAGCTCTTGGTAATATTTCATGCATCTAgaatttgtttagttttgtagGATGTGACTAGATGTCTGTTGGAATTGTAAGCTGTAGAGTCAAATGTATGTGATGTCTGTTTCCTGTCCATAGGCTTTTCAGTGCCCTGTCAGCGcttttcctgtcctctctgatGATCTCGGTTATTTTTGCCATCATTCCTTTCTGCTACAACGTGCTGATCCTTGCCATAGCCATGGCAGTCACTGGGTTGGCAATGGGGGTGATTGACACCATTGCAAATATTCAGCTTGTGGCCATTTACCAGAAGGATTCTGCCGTCTTCCTCCAGGTATGTTTGCATTGCCACAATGTGACATATGGCTTCAATGTGATACACTTCATTTGGAAATCTTTGCCGACCGTATCAAAATACAGACCTTTTCCTAACAGTATTACTTAAAAGCGCCATTTGTCTTTTCATTATACTGTGCTGTCATTTTTGTCAATGTTATCAGTATTCTGAAAACGTGGTCTTTGAACCCCTTCAGGCCCTGCACTTCTTCATTGGTTTTGGAGCTCTTGTGAGCCCTCTGATTGCAGACCCGTTCTTATCAGAGCACTGTGGAAACAGCACAGGCGGAGATGAATCTGTCCACTTTCACCACAGGATGACAGTATATAACATAGAGAGATCCAACATCTCAACACCTACTCCTGAACACGTGGAGAAGGAGGAATCCATTGTGTCATATGCTTTCTGGATCATGTCAGTTATTAATGTAAGAGTACAAATTTCCTGCAACTTTAACAAAATAGAAGAGTTCAAAAACTGCTGTTTCATGCTTCTAAGCTTAAActcaaaatgttttgtttagTGCCGTTTACAAGCACCATTTTATCCCTGCTTTTCTTGTAACACAACTTGAATCTCCATTCAAGTCTCGGCGAGCCTTCCGAATTGGCAGAGCGCTGACGTTCAGCAAGAGGTGCATAATTGTCTTTTGTTGTCTCTTTACTCCGCCAGCTGCCGGTGCCAATTGCTGTGCTGGTGCTGATGTACCTGGAGAAGCTGATCCCCTGCTGTCCTGGCAGCAAAACTCGCCTGCTGGATAAAGATGAGCTCTCCATGGAGGCGCAGGGAACGGAAGCGGCCCCCGCACCCGCGCCGGAGCCTGAGCCTCAGCAGAAGGACGACGAAGTGGGAGGTAAGAGACAAACACTTAAAGAGATAAAAGCTTTGTCATTTTGGATACGAGCCTTTgtcattttggataaaagcctGGCATTTTggagcagtgcacacacacacacctaactttGAAATGTGGCTGTATGCAATTGAAGATCATTAGTCATATAAGAGGACAAGTTACAAGTTAGTTTCTGTAACCAGCATCATTAATTAACTATATGTATGCCTTGTGCTTTCCTTGTAATGCCTAGGTCATGGGGATATCTTCAGTTGTTGTAAGAATGGTAACCTAAGCGGGTTACCTCCATCTTTTTTTGGGATCCATATCTTGGGTGGAGTGGTGCTCTTCATGACTGATGGCATTGTGGTGAGTAGATCCATGTGTGCCAGATCCATTCGTTTTAGCCATGTATGTTATTTGTAGCCCTGAGCAAGATTGTAGAGAACATTATTTTGGAACTCAATGGAACATTCATGAACAAGGCATTTGAGAAactacattttaaaaacatctATCTTTCAGGGTGCATATGCAGGTTTTGTGTACACCTATGCAGTGGCTACACCCATGTCACTCTCACCTAAAGATGCAGGATACCTGGCCAGTCTATTCTGGGCGGCCATCACAGCAGGCAGACTGGTGTCCATTCCACTGGCCTACCGCTTCAAACCTGTGCGGCTTCTCATGGTTAACCTGGTAAAGcagcttttaaaaaaataaacaa encodes the following:
- the mfsd4ab gene encoding major facilitator superfamily domain-containing protein 4B, whose protein sequence is MFIEERILTLFKRNWQHTLTYWSVFFSFGLCIAFLGPTILDLQCQTQSTLQQITWVFFSQQFCLLIGSSIGGVFKKTLFSALSALFLSSLMISVIFAIIPFCYNVLILAIAMAVTGLAMGVIDTIANIQLVAIYQKDSAVFLQALHFFIGFGALVSPLIADPFLSEHCGNSTGGDESVHFHHRMTVYNIERSNISTPTPEHVEKEESIVSYAFWIMSVINLPVPIAVLVLMYLEKLIPCCPGSKTRLLDKDELSMEAQGTEAAPAPAPEPEPQQKDDEVGGHGDIFSCCKNGNLSGLPPSFFGIHILGGVVLFMTDGIVGAYAGFVYTYAVATPMSLSPKDAGYLASLFWAAITAGRLVSIPLAYRFKPVRLLMVNLAGVIVTVLLLLLLYTSSTFLFVGTCLLGLFLSSIFPCMLAYTEDILEYQGCATTVLVTSAGLGEMVLQVVVGSIIHDAGSYSFLLCGMIIGCIGFIVFFGLLLCDRLHSNYLTGTSKKTAMVEEPSTEDNNSKMTTPNHS